Below is a genomic region from Pseudomonas berkeleyensis.
GCGTGTTCCCCGGTATTTGCGAGAACCTCAACACCGATCACAGCTCGCTGATCGAGCTGTATCGCAAGGCGCGTGCGCTGCCGGGAGTGAAGAAGATCCTGATCGCCTCGGGGCTGCGCTACGACCTGGCTGTCGAGTCGCCGGAGTACGTCAAGGAGCTGGTCACCCACCACGTCGGTGGCTACCTGAAGATTGCCCCGGAACACACCGAGCGTGGCCCGCTGGACAAGATGATGAAGCCGGGGATCGGCAGCTATGACCGCTTCAAGCAGATGTTCGAGAAGTTCTCGAAAGAGGCGGGCAAGGAGCAGTACCTGATCCCGTACTTCATCGCCGCGCATCCGGGGACAACGGACGAGGACATGATGAACCTTGCCCTGTGGCTCAAGCGCAATGGCTTCCGGGCTGATCAGGTTCAGGCCTTCTATCCGTCGCCGATGGCTACGGCGACCGCCATGTACCACTCGGGCAAGAATCCGCTGCGCAAGGTGACCTACAAGAGCGACGGTGTCGAGATCGTCAAGAGCGAACAGCAGCGTCGCCTGCACAAGGCGTTTCTGCGCTATCACGATCCGAAAGGCTGGCCGCTGTTGCGTGAGGCGCTGGAGCGCATGGGCCGTAGCGATCTGATCGGCCCGGCCAAGCATCAACTGATCCCGGCCAATCAGCCGGCTGCTGATGATGGTTACCAGAGTGCGCGGCGCAAGAACTCCACGCCAGTCGGCAGCAAGAAGGCTGGTAATGCGGGCAAGATTCTCACGCAGCACACGGGGCTACCGCCACGTGGCAGTGATGGCAGCAAGCCCTGGGACAAGCGTGAGCAGGCCAAGGCGGCGGCCGAGGCGCGTAATCAACAGGCTGCGCGTGAGCGTGCCGGCGCGGGTAAAGGCAAAGGCAAGAAACCGTCGAAGAAGCCAGCAGTACCGCGCTGAATCATCGACAGCGCTCACGAGAACGCCAGCACCACGCTGGCGTTTTCGTTTCAGAAGCCCTGGCCTGCACTCGGTAGGGCGGGCTTCAGCCCACCGTTCACCATTGTCATCGTGAGGTGCGACAGCTTCAGTCCGCGCTGAAACGGCAGGTCAGGTAGCGGTTGCTGGGGCCGTAGCGCAGGATCGACCACAAACGCCTGAACAGGTACAGCGGGTGGCTGCGGTAGTACGCCAGCACGGCGTTGCCGACGCCTTCCGAGCGGTGCTGGCGGGCCTCTTTTTTCTCTGGCTTCTTGAACAGCCCCGAAAACTCCCAGCGTTGGATCTGTTCGAAGCGCTCATGCGGGCGCAAGCCATGGCGGCGGAACAGGCGGGCGAAGCTGGCTGGGCTGAAGTCATGGAGATGGTGCGGGTTGCCGTCGAGCGTTGGGGTGGTTGGCACCGAGGCAATGATGCGGCCACCCTGGGCCAGCAGTCGTGTGAGGTTTTCTATTAGGCGCACTGGGTCTGGCAGGTGCTCGATGGTTTCCAGGCTGACGATGCTGTCGAAGCCTTCGCTGGCGGCGAAGGTTTCGGCATTGGCGCACTGATAACGCAGATTCGGCCGCTGATAGTGGGCCTGAGCGTAGGCGATGGCTTCCGGATCAATGTCGATACCGGTGATCTGCTTGTCCGGATGACGCTCGGCCAGCAACGCACTGCCGTAACCACAGCCACACGCCATGTCGAGCACGCGCGAGCCTGCTAGCGAGTCGCTGGCGAACTCGTAGCGCTGCATGTGCAAGTCGAGAGTGGCCTGGTCAGCGGCCAGGCGCTCATCCATCTTCAACGGATAGATGCGTTCGAGGGTGTGCATGGCGGCCTGTCCTTGGGCTGTGGAAGGAAGATATGGCGGCCGTAGTCTGTTGTTTCCCGGTAAGGGCTGCAAGCGTCTCGCCTGGTTCATGGTTCGGCTTGTGATGCATGGCTGGCTTGGTTTGTTTTGATGTTGGTACTATAGTTCCAAAATATAAAAACAACATCGGAGTCCTACCATGCGCCTTGCTGCTCCCTCTGCCATTGCTCTGTCCTTATTGCTGACT
It encodes:
- a CDS encoding class I SAM-dependent methyltransferase; this translates as MHTLERIYPLKMDERLAADQATLDLHMQRYEFASDSLAGSRVLDMACGCGYGSALLAERHPDKQITGIDIDPEAIAYAQAHYQRPNLRYQCANAETFAASEGFDSIVSLETIEHLPDPVRLIENLTRLLAQGGRIIASVPTTPTLDGNPHHLHDFSPASFARLFRRHGLRPHERFEQIQRWEFSGLFKKPEKKEARQHRSEGVGNAVLAYYRSHPLYLFRRLWSILRYGPSNRYLTCRFSAD